The following DNA comes from Janthinobacterium sp. TB1-E2.
CTGGCGCACGACAAATTCGTCGCGCCGCGCCTGCAGGGCGACAAGAAGCGCCGTCCCGACGACCATATCGAGGCGCAAGACAATCCCATCGTCATCGCCGGCTTCGGCCGCTTCGGCCAGATCATCGGCCGTCTGCTGGCGGCGAACAAGATCGGCGTGACGGTGCTCGATCACGACCCGGACCAGATCGAGCTGCTGCGCAAATTCGGCTTCAAGGTGTTTTATGGCGACGCCACGCGTGTGGATTTATTGGTGGCGGCCGGCATCGAGAAGGCCAGGGCGCTGGTGATCGCCATCGACAATGTGGAAGACAGTCTGGCCCTGGTCGACGCCGTGCGCCTGCGCCTGCCCGAACTGACGATACTGGCGCGTGCGCGCAACGTCACGCATTACTATGAATTGATGAAGCGGGGCGTGACCCTGATCGAGCGGGAGACGTTTGCCGCGGCCCTGCTGCTGGGCGAGCAGACCTTGCGCCAGGTGGGCTTCAGCGAGGAGCGGGCGCAGCGCGCGACCGGCATCTTTGGCCGGCATAACCTGAAGACCTTGCTGGAAGTGGCGCCGCACTTCCAGGACCAGCAAAAAGTCATGTCCCTCACGCGCCAGGCGCGCGAGGAGCTGGAAGACATGTTCGAAAGCGATGCGGCGGCGTTTGCGGCGGCGGAAGCTGAAATTCCGGGGTCAGACCCTCAACACCGCTAACGCAGAGGCTTGCGCCAACGCGCGTGGGGGTCTGACCCCAGCCTTTGCTTTTCGGGTTACTTCCCCCGCTTCGCTTCAATCGCCTCGATCTGGTCCATGATGCCGTTCATGCGCGCCACCAGCGCCTGGTACGGTTTCGGCGAGGCCAGGTCGACGCCGGCTGCCTTCACCAGCTCATACGGATAGGCCGAGCCGCCCGCACTGAGCATCTTCAGGTAGGCGGCCAGCGCGCCCGGTTCCTTGTCGAGGATGCGCTGCGCGAAATCCTGCGCCGCCGCGATCGAGGTGGCGTACTGGAACACATAAAAGCCGTGATAAAAATGCGGCACGTAAGCCCATTCGAGCGCGTAGGCGGGATCGATGGTCATGACGCCCTGCGCTTCGCCGTGGTAGCGCTTGAGGATGTCGGCATAGATGGCCGTGATCTCTTCGCCCGTCAGCGATTCGCCTTTGTCTACCTTGCCGTGGATGGCCGCTTCGAATTCGGCGAACATGGCCTGGCGGAAGAAGGTGCCGCGCAGGTTTTCCAGCGCCGCGCCCAGGTACAGCAGGCGCTCGTCGTCATCCTTGGCCTGCTTCAGGCGTGCGTCGAGCAGCAGTGCCTCGTTCGTCGTCGAGGCGATTTCCGCGACAAAGATGCTGTACGGCGCATAGATCGATGGCTGCGCCTTGTTGGCCAGCACCGAGTGCATGGCGTGGCCCCATTCGTGCGTCAGGGTGCTGACGGCTTCGTAGTTGTCCGTGTAGTTGAGCAGCACGAACGGATGCACGTCGTACGCGTCGCCATTCATGTAGGCGCCCGCCACCTTGCGCGGGCGCGGATACACATCCATCCAGCGCGCCTCCACCGCGGCGCTCAATGCCTTGACGTAGTCGGGGCCCAGCGGCGCGGCCGAGTCGAGCATCATCTGCTTGCCTTCGGCCAGCGGGAACGTGCGGTCGCTTTTCAGCAGCGGCGCATAGATGTCGTAGTAGGCCAGGTCCTTGACGCCCAGCATGCGCGCGCGCAGCTTGAAGTAGCGGTGCAAGGTGGGCAGGTTGGCGTTGGTTTGCGCGATCAGGGTCTGGTAGACGGCCGGCGGCAAATTGTCGGCGTCGAGCGCGGCGCTTTGCGAATCGGGATAGCGGCGCACTTTCGCATATGCGGCGTCCGTCTTCAGCTGGCCGTACAGGGTCTCGCCGAACGTGCGTTCATATTCCTTCCACTTGCCGAAGAAGGCGTCGAATACCAGCTTGCGGTCGGCGCGCTGGTCGTCGCCTCGGTATTTCGTGTAGGCCGCCTGGTCGAGGCGCACTTCCTTGCCGTCCGACAGTTTCACGGTGGGCCACGGGATTTCCGCATTGGCCAGGGTGCGGTAGACGCTGGCGGCCGAGCCAGTTGCCAGGCCGAACTGCGCCACCAGCTGTTCGCCGGCCGCGTCCAGCGTATGCGGCGCGCTGCGCAGCATGTTACTCAATTGAAAGCGGTACAGCTGCAAGCCCTTGTCCTTCGCCAGCATGGCGTCGATGCGCTTGCTGCCCAGGGCGAGGATCTCCGGCTGCAAAAAGGTCGTCGCCTGGCTGAAGTCGTTACCGAGCAGGGCGGCGCGCTGGTTCAGCTGGTTGCCCTTGCTGTCGCCCGTATCCTGGTCGTAATACTGCGCCGCATAGGTAGTGAGCGTGTTGACGCGCTTGCGCGCCTCGGCGTACAAGTCCAGGCAGCTTTTCAGGCGGGCTGGCGAGGTGCTCAACTGCCCCTTGCAGGCGCCCAGCTGCTGCAGCTGGGCCGACAGTTTTTTCGTGTCGGCGTCGAACGCGGCGTCGTTTTGATACAGCGCCGTCAAATCCCAGCGGTCGGCCTGGCGGTCGATGGGCGCAGGAGCGGCAAAGGCGGTGGAGAGGGCAAAGCCGAGGGCCAGCAGGGTCAGTACGGGGCGTTTGAGCGCGGTTGTCGGCATACAGTATCCATTCATGGTCTGGTTGCAAGGGATGCCGGCACAGGCGTGGCGGCAGACAACGAGCTTACTGCAGCAGGGGGATGAAGGAAAGCATTTCGGACAAGGTGAGGGTGGCGGGGAAGGCTGGCTTCCCCGCGTACGCCATGCTTACTGCTTCTTGCCCAGCAAATCGAGCAGGATCGACGTTTCCGCCGTGATCGCCGCCTTGATGGTCGGCTGGTACTCGGGCGCCCACTGCGGCGAGTGCGGGCCGGCCAGTGGTTTGCCGCTGGCTTTGGCCGCCGCCAGCTTGGACGGCTCCACGGCGCCGATATGCAGCAGTACGGCTTT
Coding sequences within:
- the pepF gene encoding oligoendopeptidase F translates to MPTTALKRPVLTLLALGFALSTAFAAPAPIDRQADRWDLTALYQNDAAFDADTKKLSAQLQQLGACKGQLSTSPARLKSCLDLYAEARKRVNTLTTYAAQYYDQDTGDSKGNQLNQRAALLGNDFSQATTFLQPEILALGSKRIDAMLAKDKGLQLYRFQLSNMLRSAPHTLDAAGEQLVAQFGLATGSAASVYRTLANAEIPWPTVKLSDGKEVRLDQAAYTKYRGDDQRADRKLVFDAFFGKWKEYERTFGETLYGQLKTDAAYAKVRRYPDSQSAALDADNLPPAVYQTLIAQTNANLPTLHRYFKLRARMLGVKDLAYYDIYAPLLKSDRTFPLAEGKQMMLDSAAPLGPDYVKALSAAVEARWMDVYPRPRKVAGAYMNGDAYDVHPFVLLNYTDNYEAVSTLTHEWGHAMHSVLANKAQPSIYAPYSIFVAEIASTTNEALLLDARLKQAKDDDERLLYLGAALENLRGTFFRQAMFAEFEAAIHGKVDKGESLTGEEITAIYADILKRYHGEAQGVMTIDPAYALEWAYVPHFYHGFYVFQYATSIAAAQDFAQRILDKEPGALAAYLKMLSAGGSAYPYELVKAAGVDLASPKPYQALVARMNGIMDQIEAIEAKRGK